The genomic region TAAATGATGAGACAAGCAGTGCAATTAAAGCAATTAACGATGATAGTGATGATATTTTGAGGACTTTTCCTGCGATAAACCATGCAACCAATGCAATCAGCGTTTCAATAGGCAACATGATGAAAAGTACACCGGCTCCCGTCGCGACACCCTTGCCACCTTCAAATTTAAGGTAAGGGCTAAAACAGTGACCAATAACAGCAAAAATAGCAATGGCCCATAATGTTTCAATGCTAAGTCCAAGAAATTTACCAACCAAGAGAATTAAGATACCTTTGAGTGCATCAAGGATAAGTGTGATGATAGCCAATTTTTTAGCTAAGGCTGGATTACTCTCTTTGAGTACACGCAAAACATTGGTAGCTCCAATACTACCGCTGCCGCTTTGGCGGATGTCACTACCGGTAAAGTATTTTGCTATTAAAAGCCCAAAAGGGATTCCTCCTACGAGATAAGCAATAATATAAAATTGAATATTGATATTTGTTAAAAAGTCCACACGGTAT from Sulfuricurvum sp. harbors:
- the plsY gene encoding glycerol-3-phosphate 1-O-acyltransferase PlsY; the protein is MDFLTNINIQFYIIAYLVGGIPFGLLIAKYFTGSDIRQSGSGSIGATNVLRVLKESNPALAKKLAIITLILDALKGILILLVGKFLGLSIETLWAIAIFAVIGHCFSPYLKFEGGKGVATGAGVLFIMLPIETLIALVAWFIAGKVLKISSLSSLIALIALLVSSFIIHPDMEGIKTHAPLFIIAFIIVYKHVPNIMRLFQGKESKVI